A portion of the Sulfuricurvum kujiense DSM 16994 genome contains these proteins:
- a CDS encoding FKBP-type peptidyl-prolyl cis-trans isomerase, with product MTVTKNTIVTLNYTVTTSDGQMIDEGKEPLVYAHGGYENIFAPVEKAMEGKSLGDSFKVAVSAAEAFGEYDEELLVIEALENLPEELAVGMQIEGYMPENEDDVLIYTVTEIKGDNAVLDGNHPLAGINMVFEGTVTEIYPATQEEIDAMLHHSHSDDCGCGDH from the coding sequence ATGACCGTCACAAAAAACACTATCGTTACTCTCAATTATACCGTCACAACCTCCGATGGTCAGATGATCGACGAGGGAAAAGAACCTCTTGTCTATGCACACGGCGGGTATGAAAACATATTTGCCCCTGTAGAAAAAGCTATGGAAGGAAAATCTCTCGGCGATTCGTTTAAAGTCGCGGTCTCAGCAGCCGAAGCATTCGGAGAGTATGATGAAGAGCTACTCGTTATTGAAGCGTTGGAAAATCTCCCGGAAGAGCTGGCGGTAGGAATGCAGATTGAGGGATATATGCCCGAAAACGAAGACGATGTTCTTATCTATACCGTCACCGAAATTAAAGGCGACAACGCCGTTCTAGACGGTAACCATCCACTTGCCGGCATCAATATGGTGTTTGAAGGAACCGTTACTGAAATCTATCCGGCGACTCAAGAGGAAATCGATGCAATGCTTCATCACTCCCATTCAGACGATTGCGGATGCGGCGATCACTAA
- a CDS encoding TOBE domain-containing protein, translating into MKTSARNELKGTISEIKTGQINSEVVLSIGSGIVIKSVITNESVDEMELSVGDTAYAIIKAPFVMVAKDKPTNISTRNIIETKVTEVKNGMVNSELKLAMGSQTLTAVITEDAVEDLHFNVGDTVYALIKANFIILAK; encoded by the coding sequence ATGAAAACAAGTGCACGCAATGAACTCAAAGGGACAATCAGCGAGATAAAAACAGGGCAGATCAACAGTGAAGTCGTCCTCTCCATCGGGAGCGGTATCGTCATCAAATCGGTCATTACGAATGAATCGGTTGACGAAATGGAACTGAGTGTAGGGGATACGGCCTACGCGATTATCAAAGCACCGTTTGTCATGGTCGCTAAAGACAAACCGACGAATATCAGCACGCGCAATATCATCGAAACCAAAGTGACCGAAGTGAAAAACGGGATGGTTAACAGCGAACTCAAGCTTGCGATGGGGAGCCAAACGCTTACCGCCGTTATCACTGAAGATGCGGTGGAAGACCTCCATTTTAATGTCGGCGATACCGTCTATGCCCTCATTAAGGCCAATTTCATCATACTTGCCAAATAA
- a CDS encoding ABC transporter ATP-binding protein has protein sequence MISVNITKRLDTSEGSLNACFELTITDGEFLTLFGPSGAGKTTLMRMIAGLEQPESGIIEVDGEVWFDSTKKINLTPQKRSVGFVFQDYALFPTMSVRENLLFAAETAEQRRSVDELIELVELSQLSERLPATLSGGQKQRVALARALVRHPKILLLDEPLSALDPTMRQKLQDELSLLHKRLGITTLLVSHDISETVKLSDRMASIELGKIIRVGDPLEFFSPHTLSTKLQLIGEVLKIEEDFPISVVTLLVGSSVVRTVLSNEEAHLLCVGKHAIISTKAFNPIVMPVE, from the coding sequence CCTGACCCTCTTCGGCCCTTCCGGGGCGGGAAAAACGACCCTGATGCGCATGATCGCCGGACTGGAACAGCCTGAGAGCGGTATCATCGAAGTGGACGGCGAGGTATGGTTCGACAGTACCAAAAAGATCAATCTCACCCCCCAAAAGCGAAGCGTCGGATTTGTCTTCCAAGACTACGCCCTCTTCCCGACGATGAGCGTAAGAGAAAATCTCCTTTTTGCCGCCGAAACGGCCGAGCAGCGCCGCAGTGTGGACGAACTGATAGAGCTGGTCGAACTATCGCAGCTCTCGGAGCGTCTCCCCGCTACCCTCTCCGGCGGACAGAAACAGCGTGTCGCCCTCGCCCGCGCACTGGTACGCCATCCGAAGATCTTGCTCCTCGATGAGCCTCTCTCGGCGCTTGATCCCACTATGCGCCAAAAGCTGCAGGACGAACTCTCACTGCTGCACAAGCGTCTGGGAATCACGACACTGCTGGTGAGTCATGACATTTCCGAAACCGTTAAACTCTCCGACCGGATGGCGTCGATTGAGCTGGGCAAAATCATCCGCGTCGGCGATCCGTTGGAATTTTTCAGTCCCCATACCCTGAGTACCAAGCTTCAGCTTATCGGAGAAGTTTTAAAGATAGAAGAAGATTTTCCGATCAGCGTAGTGACCTTGCTAGTAGGCTCGTCCGTTGTTCGTACCGTACTGAGCAATGAAGAAGCACATTTGTTATGTGTCGGAAAGCACGCCATTATTTCGACCAAAGCATTCAATCCGATCGTCATGCCGGTAGAATAA